The following are encoded together in the Coffea arabica cultivar ET-39 chromosome 1c, Coffea Arabica ET-39 HiFi, whole genome shotgun sequence genome:
- the LOC113724223 gene encoding ubiquitin-conjugating enzyme E2 20-like produces MTTTMNSESSNNSNTPAAGPVMTSSKQPVQSAKNVDTQSVLKRLQSELMALMMSGDSGISAFPEEDNIFCWKGTITGSKDTVFEGTEYKLSLSFLTDYPFKAPKVKFETGCFHPNVDVYGNICLDILQDKWSSAYDVRTILLSIQSLLGEPNTSSPLNNQAAALWGNQAEYRKMVEKLYKPSS; encoded by the exons ATGACTACCACAATGAACAGCGAAAGCAGCAATAACAGCAACACCCCCGCGGCTGGTCCGGTGATGACGTCATCCAAGCAGCCAGTGCAATCTGCAAAGAACGTTGATACTCAATCTGTTCTCAAGAg GTTGCAATCTGAACTGATGGCCTTGATG ATGAGTGGGGATTCTGGAATATCTGCTTTTCCCGAGGAAGACAACATATTCTGCTGGAAAGGAACAATTACTGGTAGCAAAGATACCGTGTTTGAGGGCACTGAGTACAAACTATCACTTTCCTTTCTAACTGATTATCCATTCAAGGCTCCAAAGGTCAAGTTCGAGACTGGCTGCTTTCATCCAAATGTTGATGTTTATGGAAATATATGCTTGGACATACTTCAG GATAAGTGGTCGTCAGCTTATGATGTGAGGACAATTCTGCTCTCCATTCAAAGCCTGCTGGGAG AACCGAACACAAGCTCACCTTTGAATAATCAAGCAGCAGCACTTTGGGGCAATCAAGCAG AGTACAGGAAAATGGTTGAGAAGCTTTACAAGCCTAGCTCCTAG